In Daphnia magna isolate NIES linkage group LG7, ASM2063170v1.1, whole genome shotgun sequence, a single genomic region encodes these proteins:
- the LOC116926664 gene encoding phospholipid phosphatase 5, with amino-acid sequence MKNTAFRKKFMKHQQLWMEVVVRICLVVAFVLMEKLQPFERKIHPDELWLYKYPVTESYVPSRMLWPLVVFAPLIVIFIMYFFRREVLDVTQSLLSFTLALGINGLVTDIIKLTVGRPRPDFFWRCFPDGHANPAMLCTGDQAVITEGRKSFPSGHSSFSFASLGFISLYMAGKLGVFNEKGRGQSLRFLASLLPLLIALTVALSRTCDYHHHWQDVLCGSLLGLLIAYFCYRQHYPSLYSPDADIPLVVSNPILDTSNTSSVLPFKTV; translated from the exons ATGAAGAACACGGCATTCCGGAAGAAATTTATGAAACATCAGCAGCTATGGATGGAAGTAGTTGTCAGAATTTGTTTGGTTGTGGCGTTTGT GTTAATGGAAAAACTCCAGCCGTTTGAAAGGAAGATACACCCCGACGAGCTATGGCTTTACAAGTACCCAGTGACTGAAAGCTATGTTCCTTCTAGGATGTTATGG CCGCTTGTTGTGTTTGCACCTTTAATTGTCATATTCATTATGTACTTCTTTCGAAGAGAAGTGTTGGATGTGACACAATCACTGCTATCATTCACACTTGCTTTAGGAATCAATGGATTAGTTACAGATATTATTAAATTAACTGTTG GTAGACCTCGTCCAGATTTTTTCTGGCGTTGCTTTCCAGATGGTCATGCCAATCCAGCCATGCTTTGTACCGGAGACCAAGCTGTAATAacagaaggaagaaaaagctTCCCCAGTGGGCATTCCTCat TTTCTTTTGCCAGTTTGGGTTTCATCAGTCTATACATGGCCGGTAAATTGGGTGTGTTCAACGAAAAAGGACGTGGCCAAAGTCTCCGTTTTCTTGCATCGCTTTTACCATTGCTGATAGCCTTGACCGTCGCTTTGAGTAGGACATGTGACTATCATCACCATTGGCAAG ATGTTCTTTGTGGCTCCTTATTGGGATTGTTAATAGCTTACTTTTGCTATCGACAACATTATCCCTCTCTTTATTCACCTGACGCTGACATCCCACTAGTGGTTTCCAATCCCATATTGGACACTTCCAACACTTCCAGTGTACTGCCATTTAAAACCGTCTGA
- the LOC116926659 gene encoding probable G-protein coupled receptor 83: protein MTGITTEDLVLRLRELLLQEHHKQQASYPLETTVATGSQSTSDLWKTAAATTATAVTSAMNGSVFQMASRSPPTSSAVGHTNSSGSISQAILNVLQGIRPRQQLDWVTDEHGPSVWSSANWTFPDLDLTSFMEADLDGLGGGSGGSDLSYHRSVGLKTAIIATAYALVMAISLFGNLLVCYVVFRHRRLQRSITYTFLVNVALSDLLMTCLNIPFSVSRVLLDHWPFGQFLCSLVPFIQVMSVYVSSLTMAAIAVDRYRVILTPLKRRLRPPHGLVIMAILWILASMAALPYALYSEVVPIFTYRPLRRCQARFPTPALEFRRYLTLITFATQYVIPLGISGLAYGAIVRRLWMRSFVGAVTDNQRIRQDRAKRKTIQMLLVVISLFALCWLPLNVYHLVSDVGASESATRHNSTAFLICHWLAMSSVCYNPFVYCWLNANFRDAVQTCGRLCMRSVWFRRTRKQQPSIIMHNTTAVLHRQHQESTSNTITGLIITTTPARPQTLVDSVQLIEQLQLLVPEKPSQLTINDETSLV from the exons ATGACTGGGATCACGACGGAAGATTTGGTGCTGCGTCTGCGTGAACTCTTACTTCAAGAGCATCACAAGCAGCAGGCTAGTTACCCGCTGGAAACGACAGTCGCAACCGGATCTCAATCGACGTCTGATCTATGGAAAACGGCCGCCGCAACAACCGCAACGGCCGTCACTTCCGCGATGAACGGTAGCGTTTTTCAGATGGCCAGCCGATCACCGCCTACATCATCAGCAGTCGGACACACCAACAGCAGCGGCAGTATCAGTCAGGCTATTCTCAATGTCCTCCAAGGTATCCGCCCACGTCAG CAATTGGATTGGGTGACGGATGAGCACGGCCCCTCTGTGTGGAGCTCGGCCAACTGGACGTTTCCAGACTTGGACTTGACATCGTTTATGGAGGCGGACTTGGATGGACTGGGCGGCGGTAGCGGCGGCTCCGACTTGTCCTATCATCGTAGCGTTGGTTTAAAAACTGCCATCATCGCCACAGCCTACGCCTTGGTGATGGCAATTTCACTTTTCGGCAACCTACTCGTCTGCTACGTCGTCTTCCGACATCGACGACTCCAGCGAAGTATTACTTACACATTCCTGGTGAATGTGGCGCTATCCGACCTCCTCATGACATGTCTCAACATACCATTCAGCGTATCGCGCGTCTTACTCGATCATTGGCCGTTTGGCCAATTCCTCTGTTCGTTGGTGCCCTTCATTCAAGTCATGAGTGTCTACGTTTCTTCGTTGACAATGGCTGCGATAGCTGTCGACCGATATCGAGTTATTTTGACGCCCTTGAAGCGTCGATTAAGGCCCCCGCACGGGCTCGTCATCATGGCCATCCTCTGGATTCTGGCCTCAATGGCAGCGCTGCCCTACGCTCTCTACAGCGAGGTCGTTCCCATTTTCACCTATAG GCCTCTGAGACGCTGCCAAGCGAGGTTTCCAACTCCGGCACTGGAATTCCGGCGATATTTGACGTTGATCACCTTTGCCACTCAGTACGTCATCCCGTTGGGCATTTCCGGACTGGCCTATGGAGCTATCGTCCGACGA CTGTGGATGAGATCATTCGTAGGTGCCGTAACGGACAATCAGCGGATACGACAAGATCGTGCCAAACGCAAAACAATTCAAATG TTACTAGTGGTCATATCATTGTTCGCCCTCTGCTGGTTGCCACTGAACGTTTACCATTTGGTGAGCGATGTTGGGGCGTCCGAATCGGCCACACGCCATAACTCGACGGCCTTTTTGATTTGTCATTGGCTGGCAATGTCGTCCGTTTGTTACAACCCGTTTGTCTATTGTTGGCTCAATGCCAACTTTCGCGACGCCGTCCAAACGTGCGGCAGGTTATGCATGCGCAGCGTCTGGTTCCGACGGACTCGTAAGCAGCAGCCCAGCATTATTATGCACAATACGACAGCCGTACTCCACCGACAACATCAAG AGTCTACGTCTAACACTATTACGGGTCTCATCATCACCACTACGCCAGCCAGGCCGCAGACTTTGGTCGATTCTGTTCAGCTGATTGAACAGCTCCAGCTACTCGTCCCGGAGAAGCCGTCTCAGCTAACCATCAACGACGAGACTTCCCTGGTGTAA